Proteins encoded together in one Tripterygium wilfordii isolate XIE 37 chromosome 14, ASM1340144v1, whole genome shotgun sequence window:
- the LOC120015288 gene encoding high mobility group B protein 15-like, with product MASTSLSKQSPLPMKVAALNYIPYPQPIASYEDVVALDNLFMDTLEKLHAAMGTKFMIPIIGGKELDLHQLFVVVTSRGGIDKIIKEKRWKEVTATFNFPSTATNASFVLRKYYFSLLYHYEQIYFFKARSWTPPMPTDSSQSASTAPHPVQMTIQPSREVQASATYQPRTNAAELPGVAPGQASSANSATTVVGVIDGKFESGYLVTVTVGTKKLKGVIYHTQQNSGWQLPQHSSVLANNGDDSRTAPRTHRRRRRKKSEIRKRDPAHPKPNRSGYNFFFAEQHARLKPLHPNKDREISRMIGELWNKLQEPEKSVYQEKAIKDKERYRAEMEDYRERLRTGQVISNAVPLQRRLPGGVVDMMETYVKAEVTNGGDSQTLDDESISGGNDSEDDEIIEETSLGIGVGAASSNVGIEALAEQATFDLHNREEEAVEDERVDGNLADNMTETEKESLLPSKEEEI from the exons ATGGCATCAACATCTTTGAGCAAGCAGAGTCCACTTCCTATGAAAGTAGCAGCCTTAAACTACATCCCTTACCCACAACCTATTGCAAGTTATGAGGATGTTGTGGCCTTGGATAACCTTTTCATGGATACTTTGGAGAAGCTCCATGCTGCGATGGGTACCAAATTCAT GATTCCTATCATAGGGGGAAAAGAGTTGGATTTGCATCAACTTTTTGTGGTGGTTACTTCTCGTGGTGGCATAGACAAG ATCATCAAGGAGAAAAGATGGAAAGAAGTGACTGCTACCTTCAACTTCCCCTCTACTGCCACAAATGCATCTTTTGTGCTGcgcaaatattatttttcattgctTTACCACTATGAACAAATTTACTTTTTCAAAGCCCGCAGTTGGACACCCCCAATGCCTACTG ATTCCTCGCAGAGCGCATCTACTGCACCGCATCCAGTACAAATGACCATACAGCCATCACGCGAAGTTCAAGCATCAGCTACCTATCAACCACGTACAAATGCAGCAGAGTTGCCTGGAG TTGCACCAGGGCAAGCATCATCAGCAAATTCCGCAACGACAGTGGTAGGGGTCATTGACGGGAAATTTGAATCCGGTTACCTTGTTACAGTTACAGTAGGCACAAAGAAGCTTAAAGGTGTAATATATCACACTCAACAGAACTCAGGATGGCAACTGCCACAACATTCTTCCGTTTTGGCCAACAATGGTGATGATTCTCGTACTGCACCTCGCACGCATCGTCGCCGCCGAAGGAAGAAAAGCGAGATAAGAAAGAGAGATCCTGCTCATCCAAAGCCTAACAGAAGTGGTTATAACTTCTTCTTTGCTGAACAGCATGCAAGGCTTAAACCACTTCACCCTAACAAGGACAGAGAGATCAGCAGAATGATCGGTGAATTATGGAATAAGCTACAAGAACCTGAAAAATCG GTGTATCAGGAGAAAGCCATCAAAGATAAGGAAAGATACAGAGCAGAAATGGAGGATTACAGGGAGAGATTGAGGACTGGTCAAGTCATCAGCAATGCTGTGCCTCTACAACGGCGGCTTCCCGGAGGAGTAGTAGATATGATGGAAACATATGTGAAGGCTGAGGTAACCAATGGAGGTGATTCTCAGACCCTGGACGATGAGAGTATTTCTGGCGGAAATGATTCTGAAGATGATGAAATCATTGAAGAAACGTCTTTGGGAATCGGAGTAGGTGCTGCATCTAGCAATGTAGGTATTGAGGCTTTAGCTGAGCAGGCTACTTTTGATCTGCACAACAGGGAAGAAGAGGCTGTAGAAGATGAGCGAGTTGATGGAAACTTAGCTGACAATATGACTGAGACAGAGAAAGAATCATTGCTGCCtagcaaagaagaagaaatttga